In a genomic window of Sardina pilchardus chromosome 20, fSarPil1.1, whole genome shotgun sequence:
- the galcb gene encoding galactocerebrosidase — MPSSLTVLYVLYMCFYFSRSEDYVLDDKLGRTFDGIGGLSGGGATSRLLVNYAEPYRSQILDYLFKPNFGASLHILKVEIGGDAQSTDGTEPSHMHYENDENYYRGYEWWLMMEAKKRNPNITLIALPWAFPGWVGHGENWPYDYPDITANYVVSWILGAKRCHNLDIDYVGIWNERPFNSKYIKLLRYTLDKSGLDSVKIIASDNLWEPIASEVLHDEELSAAVDVIGAHYPGTTTLIDALKTEKTLWASEDYSSFNDEVGGGCWARILNQNYVNGAMTSTISWNLVASYYESLPFGRDGLMTAEEPWSSNYVVNSPIWISAHTTQFTQPGWSYLQTVGHLRKGGSYVALTDRNGHLTVVIETMTHDHSICVRPPLDPYAVAPQNATFHLKGSFASISQLQLWKSRFDFKTKNPVFFQKLDPVKMSDGSFTLQLDVDEVYTLSTITTAQKGAFPDPPSSAPFPKKYQDDFNTKNPPFSEAPDFADQTGVFEYFMNLTDPGPHTYTLRQVVTQRPITWVADADQTISVIGDFSWQNITVTCDVFIEKAKTGGVFIAARVDNGGSDVRTTKGIFFWVSADGTYKVTSDIQGTTILTEGKSGTSSDSWYTLSLSIKGDTASGMLNGSSLWKTAVVSGKVPKNGWAAIGTSSFELAQFDNFSIEAE, encoded by the exons ATGCCTTCCTCACTAACCGTGCTTTATGTTTTGTATATGTGTTTCTACTTTTCTCGAAGTGAGGACTACGTACTTGATGATAAATTAGGACGAACATTTGACGGCATTGGTGGTTTAAGTGGTGGGGGG GCAACATCTCGCCTCCTTGTTAACTACGCTGAGCCATATCGTAGTCAAATTCTGGACTACCTTTTCAAG CCAAACTTTGGGGCCTCTCTTCATATTTTGAAAGTTGAAATAGGTGGTGATGCTCAGAGTACAG ATGGAACGGAGCCCTCTCATATGCACTACGAGAATGACGAGAACTACTACCGTGGCTACGAGTGGTGGCTGATGATGGAGGCTAAGAAGAGGAACCCCAATATAACACTCATAG CTTTACCATGGGCATTTCCCGGATGGGTTGGCCATGGAGAGAACTGGCCCTATGACTATCCTGACATAACGGCCAACTATGTTGTGTCCTGGATACTTGGTGCAAAGCGGTGCCATAACTTGGATATAGACTATGTTGGA ATATGGAACGAGAGGCCATTTAACAGCAAGTACATCAAG CTCCTACGGTATACGCTGGATAAGAGTGGGCTAGACTCTGTGAAAATCATAGCCAGTGACAACCTGTGGGAACCCATAGCATCCGAGGTGCTTCACGACGAAGAGCTCAGCGCCGCTGTAGATGTTATTGG AGCGCACTATCCCGGCACCACGACATTAATAGATGCCTTGAAGACTGAGAAGACGTTGTGGGCGTCTGAAGACTACAGCTCTTTCAATGATGAAGTAGGAGGAGGATGCTGGGCCCGCATACTCAACCAGAACTATGTCAACGGCGCCATGACTTC AACTATATCTTGGAACTTGGTGGCGAGTTACTACGAGAGTCTGCCATTCGGCCGAGATGGTCTTATGACCGCTGAGGAGCCATGGAGTAGCAACTACGTTGTGAACTCGCCTATCTGGATATCAG CCCACACCACCCAGTTCACCCAGCCTGGCTGGAGCTACCTGCAGACTGTCGGCCATCTTAGGAAAGGGGGAAGTTACGTAGCTTTGACTGACCGCAATGGCCATCTCACAGTTGTCATAGAAACCATG ACTCATGACCACTCTATTTGCGTAAGACCTCCTCTCGATCCCTATGCGGTCGCACCCCAGAATGCCACATTCCACCTGAAGGGATCCTTT GCTTCCATATCGCAGCTTCAGTTGTGGAAGTCTCGGTTTGATTTCAAAACCAAAAACCCTGTCTTCTTCCAGAAGCTGGACCCAGTTAAG ATGTCCGATGGGTCTTTCACCCTACAACTGGATGTTGACGAAGTGTACACTCTCTCCACCATAACTACAGCTCAGAAAGGAGCGTTTCCTGACCCGCCCTCCTCTGCTCCCTTCCCCAAAAAGTATCAGGATGACTTCAATACCA AAAACCCTCCGTTCTCAGAGGCCCCAGACTTTGCCGATCAGACTGGAGTTTTCGAGTACTTCATGAATCTCACTGATCCTGGCCCACATACGTATACCTTGCGTCAGGTGGTCACCCAGCGCCCAATTACCTGGGTGGCAGATGCGGATCAGACCATCAGTGTCATTGGAGATTTCTCCTG GCAGAATATCACAGTTACCTGTGACGTCTTCATTGAAAAGGCCAAAACTGGGGGTGTGTTCATTGCTGCTAGAGTGGACAAtggaggaagtgatgtcagaACCACCAAAGGGATTTTCTTCTGGGTTTCTGCTGACGGCACGTACAAAGTCACCAGTGACATAC AGGGAACGACCATTCTTACTGAGGGTAAATCAGGAACGTCATCTGATAGTTGGTACACACTGTCCCTTTCAATCAAG GGTGATACCGCCTCAGGGATGCTGAATGGATCATCACTTTGGAAGACTGCTGTGGTGTCTGGGAAGGTGCCTAAGAATGGATGGGCTGCCATCGGGACCAGTTCATTTGAGCTTGCGCAGTTTGATAATTTCTCAATAGAGGCAGAGTGA
- the si:dkey-87k14.1 gene encoding leucine-rich repeat transmembrane protein FLRT2, which produces MELQVRVWNKDFVAFIRPWIPIMLGLHLQFCRSASCPEECRCDKAFVYCNERSLTSVPLGIGEGYKILYLHNNQINNAGFPLELHHVASVETVYLYGNQLDEFPFNLPKNVRVLHLQENNIQTISRAALAQLLRLEELYLDDNSISTVGVEEGAFREAASLRFLFLTKNHLSSVPIGLPADLKELRLDENRIAVIEEEAFENVTALQSLLLDGNLLTDEGIAPTAFQGLGNLRTLSMARNSLSLPPSHLPADFLEKLNLQDNQMNEIPVGAFAGLHRLEKLDISSNQLQGLTQGVFDGLLSLRQLTVRNNLWHCDCGIKWVMAWLKTLPATLNVRGFMCQTPEGFRGMAIRELNLDHVQCPGSTVWVPTHPHLQTHPSPTTPASVAQIPLSSPRPTTHASLPPSLRGDVERENATNSLEHPWQEPLQVSLAAVNHTCVQVSWLATFSVTAYKITSVKMGERLVNERTQETMAAGELNGILLANLDPESTYHVCVAPLDASNNHSPGRYTVCSEVSTLSALDPANNAVGPEQATQQDPSSPLLLAGLIGGAVVLVLVLLLSVFCWHMHRKGSPSSSKWKYSRGRRKDDYCEAGTKKDNSILEMTETSFQIVSLNNEQLLKGAFHIQPIYTTNGTIVGPTQSNSGKTSTGYNKTNGPPSDVCHTK; this is translated from the coding sequence ATGGAGCTACAGGTGCGTGTGTGGAATAAGGACTTTGTTGCGTTCATCAGGCCTTGGATTCCCATCATGCTCGGTCTTCACCTGCAGTTCTGCCGCAGCGCTTCCTGCCCGGAGGAGTGCCGGTGCGACAAGGCTTTCGTCTACTGCAACGAGAGGAGCCTGACTTCGGTTCCTCTGGGCATCGGCGAGGGCTACAAGATCCTCTACCTGCACAACAACCAGATCAACAACGCCGGCTTCCCTCTGGAGCTGCACCACGTGGCTTCGGTGGAGACCGTCTACCTGTACGGCAACCAGCTGGACGAGTTCCCGTTCAACCTGCCCAAAAACGTGCGCGTGCTTCACCTGCAGGAGAACAACATCCAGACCATCTCGCGCGCGGCTCTGGCTCAGCTGCTGAGGCTGGAGGAGCTCTATCTCGACGACAACTCCATCTCCACCGTCGGGGTGGAGGAGGGCGCGTTCCGCGAGGCGGCGAGCCTCAGGTTCCTCTTCCTCACCAAGAACCACCTCAGCAGCGTCCCCATCGGTCTGCCCGCCGACCTCAAGGAGCTGCGACTGGACGAGAACCGCATCGCCGTCATCGAGGAGGAGGCCTTCGAGAACGTCACCGCCCTCCAGAGCCTGCTGTTGGACGGGAACCTGCTGACGGATGAGGGGATCGCCCCGACGGCGTTCCAGGGCCTGGGCAACCTGCGGACGCTGTCGATGGCGCGCAACTCGCTGAGCTTGCCCCCCTCCCATCTGCCCGCTGACTTTCTGGAGAAGCTGAACCTGCAGGACAACCAGATGAATGAGATCCCTGTGGGGGCCTTCGCGGGGCTCCACCGCCTGGAGAAACTGGATATTTCCAGCAACCAGCTGCAGGGGCTGACACAGGGGGTCTTTGATGGCCTGCTCAGCCTGCGACAGCTGACCGTGCGGAACAACCTTTGGCACTGCGACTGCGGAATTAAGTGGGTCATGGCGTGGTTAAAGACGCTGCCAGCCACCCTCAACGTGCGCGGCTTCATGTGCCAAACCCCGGAGGGTTTTCGCGGGATGGCAATCAGAGAGCTCAACCTGGACCACGTCCAATGCCCGGGCAGTACAGTGTGGGTGCCAACTCACCCACACCTGCAAACTCACCCTTCTCCCACCACCCCTGCGTCAGTGGCACAAATACCCCTCTCGTCACCACGACCCACGACCCACGCCTCCCTGCCCCCCTCATTGAGGGGAGACGTAGAGAGGGAGAATGCTACAAACTCTTTGGAGCACCCGTGGCAGGAGCCACTGCAGGTGTCTCTCGCTGCGGTCAATCACACCTGTGTTCAGGTGAGCTGGTTGGCCACCTTCAGTGTCACTGCGTATAAAATAACGTCGGTCAAAATGGGCGAGCGTTTGGTAAATGAGAGGACGCAGGAGACAATGGCGGCCGGGGAGCTTAATGGGATTTTACTGGCGAACCTGGACCCCGAATCCACCTATCACGTTTGCGTCGCCCCCTTAGATGCGTCTAACAACCACTCCCCTGGACGCTACACGGTGTGTTCTGAGGTCTCGACGCTGTCGGCGCTCGACCCGGCGAACAACGCCGTCGGGCCCGAGCAGGCCACTCAGCAGGACCCGAGTTCCCCGCTCCTGCTGGCCGGGCTCATCGGCGGCGCCGTCgtgctggttctggttctgctTTTGAGCGTCTTCTGCTGGCACATGCACAGGAAAGGCAGCCCGTCCTCGTCCAAGTGGAAGTACAGCCGGGGTCGGCGGAAAGACGACTACTGCGAGGCGGGGACGAAAAAGGACAACTCCATCCTGGAAATGACAGAGACAAGCTTTCAGATAGTGTCCTTGAACAACGAACAGCTCCTGAAAGGGGCTTTTCACATACAGCCTATTTACACGACTAACGGGACTATCGTTGGTCCGACACAGAGCAACTCTGGGAAAACTAGCACAGGATATAACAAGACCAACGGTCCACCCTCAGATGTTTGCCACACAAAATGA